A genomic region of Arachis hypogaea cultivar Tifrunner chromosome 5, arahy.Tifrunner.gnm2.J5K5, whole genome shotgun sequence contains the following coding sequences:
- the LOC112802558 gene encoding transcription factor bHLH162 has product MKKAISTSNEPSKLDRKTIERNRRIHMKSLCFKLTSLIPPNHRFTQYSKSKETLTQQDQLDLAARYIKHMRERIEELKKQKQHVMMESKNNNNNTIMCKNMDTKLPLLELREFGSGIEVVLVCGLRNKTFMLYEVINVLEEEGAEVVTASFSTVGDKIFYIVHAQDKIARVGVETSRVHERLQKFIAPIEMWD; this is encoded by the exons ATGAAGAAAGCAATTAGCACAAGTAATGAGCCTTCCAAACTTGATCGCAAAACCATTGAGAGGAACCGCAGAATTCACATGAAATCTCTCTGCTTCAAGCTCACTTCTCTTATTCCTCCCAACCATAGATTCACACAATATTCTAAATCcaag GAGACACTAACACAGCAAGACCAGCTGGATCTGGCAGCAAGGTACATAAAGCATATGAGAGAAAGAATAGAGGAGTTGAAGAAGCAGAAGCAGCATGTCATGATGGAGtcaaaaaacaacaacaataatacaatAATGTGCAAAAATATGGACACAAAATTGCCACTGCTTGAGCTGAGAGAATTTGGCTCCGGCATAGAAGTTGTGTTGGTTTGTGGATTGAGAAACAAGACCTTCATGTTATATGAAGTTATTAATGTTCTTGAGGAAGAAGGTGCTGAAGTTGTTACTGCAAGCTTCTCAACTGTGGGGGACAAAATATTTTACATTGTTCATGCTCAG GATAAAATAGCAAGAGTTGGGGTAGAAACATCAAGGGTGCATGAGAGGCTTCAGAAGTTTATTGCTCCAA
- the LOC112803958 gene encoding uncharacterized protein produces MDKKIMKFEEEIKKIDDMVGNGTYDGTVEARRRALVTCCEKWYVRKELHWKQMSMSRHARDIDKNTRYFYNLASARKRNNRIDALIINGRLIRNQVRIKIAITEFYKGLHHQEKSPMVGFRDGLVERISEEDVLALEMLPTPEEVREEVWDCESSKAPGSDGYNMNFIKKCWDEISSEFTTAILGFSNLSGCRQMPMSLGWCWPPSLLVLKKSKIRV; encoded by the coding sequence ATGGACAAGAAAATTAtgaagtttgaggaagagattAAGAAGATTGATGACATGGTCGGTAATGGGACGTATGATGGGACAGTGGAAGCAAGAAGGAGGGCACTAGTTACTTGTTGCGAGAAATGGTATGTGAGGAAAGAActacattggaagcagatgtcgaTGTCGAGGCATGCGAGGGACATAGATAAAAATACGAGATATTTCTACAACTTAGCTTCTGCGAGAAAGAGGAATAATAGGATTGATGCTCTGATTATTAATGGAAGATTGATAAGGAATCAAGTTAGGATTAAGATTGCTATCACGGAGTTTTATAAGGGCTTACATCATCAAGAGAAGTCGCCTATGGTGGGTTTCAGAGATGGTCTGGTGGAAAGAATTAGCGAGGAGGATGTTTTGGCTTTAGAAATGCTACCAACACCTGAGGAGGTTAGAGAGGAAGTGTGGGATTGTGAATCTTCCAAGGCTCCAGGAAGTGATGGCTACAACATGAATTTCATTAAGAAATGTTGGGATGAAATCAGCTCGGAGTTCACGACAGCGATACTGGGCTTTTCCAATCTTTCAGGTTGCCGTCAGATGCCAATGTCACTTGGGTGGTGCTGGCCCCCAAGTTTACTGGTGCTAAAGAAATCAAAGATCCGCGTCTGA